The Thermus neutrinimicus sequence CACAAAACCCTACACATAATTCCTTACACGACCCAACGTTCCCTCTCCAGGAAAAAAAAGGGGAGTAACCGCTACAGGAAGGCCAAGCTACGATTAGCCAAACTGCACCGAAAGATTGCGGACCAACGTAAAGACTTCCACCACAAGCTAGCGAGGAAGCTGGTAAACACTTACGGCACCATCGTTCATGAAGACCTAAACATCTCTGCTCTCTCGCGTACCCCTATAGCCAAAGGGGTATATGACGCAGGATGGGCACAGTTCCTACATATCCTTGCCTACAAAGCGGCGGAGGCTGGTAGGCGGGTCATAGGGGTAGATCCCCGATACACAAGCCAGGATTGTCCAGTTTGCGGCCACCGGGAGAGGCGTCCCCTATGGGTGCGGGAGTACACCTGCCCCAGTTGCGGGACACCCCTTCACCGGGACGTGGCCGCGGCGCAAAACATCCTGGCTAAGGCCTGGTTCACGGGCGTAGCCCGTACCTTGTCGGGGCCTTCAGGGGAAACCCTGGTCACGGGCGTAGCCCGTATCTTGGGAAGCCCCGGACTATGAGTCCGGGAAGTCGTCACGCGGTAGGATAGAGGCCATATATGACGGAGGGGTTAAAGGTTATCCTTCTGGCATGCCTCCTTTTCCCCGTGGGGATCCTGCCCTCCCGGGGCCAGGGAGGAGACCTTCTCCTCAGGGTGCTCCTTAAGGAGGTGCCGGAGGGCCAAGAGGTGTCCCTTCTCCTGCCGGAGGCCCTAGGGCCGGTGCGGGCCAGGGGGGAGGCCCAGGGGGTCTGGGTGGAGGGCAGGGTCCAACCCTTTTGGGAGTTTCCCGGGCCCTATTTCCGCCTGGATGGGCGCACCTATAGGGGTGGGGTGCGCCTTCTTGTCCAGGGGGGAAGGCTTTTGGTGGTGAACCAGGTCCTTTTGGAGGATTACCTCCTCGGCGTCCTCCCCGCGGAGATGCCCGAGGGCTTTCCCCAGGAGGCCTTGAAGGCCCAGGCGGTG is a genomic window containing:
- a CDS encoding RNA-guided endonuclease InsQ/TnpB family protein, producing MPYTTQRSLSRKKKGSNRYRKAKLRLAKLHRKIADQRKDFHHKLARKLVNTYGTIVHEDLNISALSRTPIAKGVYDAGWAQFLHILAYKAAEAGRRVIGVDPRYTSQDCPVCGHRERRPLWVREYTCPSCGTPLHRDVAAAQNILAKAWFTGVARTLSGPSGETLVTGVARILGSPGL